In Streptomyces seoulensis, the following are encoded in one genomic region:
- a CDS encoding LacI family DNA-binding transcriptional regulator yields the protein MEPPKTAAKRSATLAEIAREAGVSAPTVSKVLNGRADVAAATRTRVEELLRTHGYRRRRAEVSRSPLIDLVFHELESAWAMEVIRGVENVARDAGLSVVLSESAGRLTPGRTWADQVAGRRPHGVILVLSGLDAAQQALLTSRSVPFVVMDPAGDPGADVPSVGATNWQGGLAATRHLIDLGHTRIGAIGGPSRMMCARARLDGYRAALDTAGLPADPALILEGDFHHESGHRLGLDLLGRPDRPTAVFAGNDLQALGLYEAARELGLRVPEDVSVVGFDDLPVARWVGPPLTTVRQPLTEMAEAAARLVLELGRGERERTATRLELATSLVVRSSTAAP from the coding sequence ATGGAACCGCCGAAGACCGCAGCGAAGCGGAGCGCCACGCTCGCCGAGATCGCCCGAGAGGCCGGGGTGTCGGCTCCGACTGTTTCGAAGGTGCTGAACGGCCGGGCCGACGTGGCCGCCGCCACCCGCACCCGGGTCGAGGAGCTGCTGCGCACCCACGGCTACCGGCGCAGGCGTGCCGAGGTGAGCCGCTCGCCGCTGATCGACCTGGTCTTCCACGAGCTGGAGAGCGCCTGGGCGATGGAGGTCATCCGGGGCGTGGAGAACGTGGCCCGCGACGCCGGGCTGAGCGTGGTCCTCTCCGAGAGCGCCGGGCGCCTGACACCGGGCCGCACCTGGGCCGACCAGGTGGCCGGACGCCGGCCGCACGGGGTGATCCTGGTGCTGTCCGGGCTCGACGCGGCCCAGCAGGCGCTGCTGACCAGCCGTTCGGTGCCGTTCGTGGTGATGGACCCGGCGGGCGACCCGGGGGCCGACGTGCCCTCGGTCGGCGCCACCAACTGGCAGGGCGGGCTGGCCGCCACCCGGCATCTGATCGACCTCGGCCACACCCGGATCGGCGCGATCGGCGGGCCCTCGCGCATGATGTGCGCCCGCGCCCGGCTCGACGGCTACCGGGCCGCGCTGGACACCGCCGGGCTGCCCGCCGACCCGGCGCTGATCCTGGAGGGCGACTTCCACCACGAGTCCGGCCACCGCCTCGGCCTCGACCTGCTCGGCCGCCCCGACCGGCCCACGGCCGTCTTCGCGGGCAACGACCTCCAGGCGCTCGGCCTGTACGAGGCCGCCCGCGAACTCGGGCTGCGGGTACCGGAGGACGTGAGCGTCGTCGGCTTCGACGACCTGCCCGTCGCCCGCTGGGTGGGCCCGCCGCTCACCACCGTGCGCCAGCCGCTGACCGAGATGGCCGAGGCGGCGGCACGGCTGGTGCTGGAGCTGGGACGCGGGGAGCGGGAGCGGACGGCGACCCGGCTGGAGCTGGCGACCAGCCTGGTGGTGCGGTCGAGCACCGCCGCTCCCTGA
- a CDS encoding THUMP-like domain-containing protein, with the protein MNDQLSPLQGFHALRTDEGRALLDEVRGTAPADELAVATRLRRTHPAGLVSAALGQARLRRRAEAKFGAADARAMFFTPNGVEQSTRASVAAYRAERMRALGVTSVADLCCGIGGDALALARAGIRVLAVDRDPLTAAVARANAEVLGLGDLIEVREADVTEVGTAGYDAVFVDPARRGGRGRIFDPEAYSPPLSWAVATALAAPRAALKIAPGIPHEAVPAEAEAEWISDGGDVKEAVLWFGTGSPGGVRATLLPGPRTLEGRGLPDPAVRPPGRYLYEPDGAVIRAHLVAEVAEELGGGLLDETIAYITADELRPTPYANAYEITDRMPFNVKKLKALLRERGVGNLTVKKRGSAVEPEELRRKVKPQGPNAATVFMTRVAGAPTMLIGHPA; encoded by the coding sequence GTGAACGACCAGCTCTCCCCCCTCCAGGGATTCCACGCGCTGCGCACCGACGAGGGCCGGGCCCTCCTCGACGAGGTGCGCGGCACCGCGCCGGCCGACGAACTCGCCGTGGCCACCCGGCTGCGCCGCACCCACCCCGCCGGGCTGGTGTCGGCCGCGCTCGGCCAGGCCCGGCTGCGCCGGCGGGCGGAGGCCAAGTTCGGCGCGGCGGACGCGCGGGCGATGTTCTTCACGCCCAACGGGGTCGAGCAGTCGACGCGGGCGAGCGTGGCCGCGTACCGGGCGGAGCGGATGCGGGCGCTCGGTGTCACCTCGGTGGCCGACCTCTGCTGCGGGATCGGCGGCGACGCCCTCGCCCTGGCCCGCGCGGGCATCCGGGTCCTCGCGGTGGACCGGGACCCGCTGACCGCGGCCGTCGCGCGGGCCAACGCCGAGGTGCTGGGCCTGGGCGACCTGATCGAGGTGCGCGAGGCCGACGTCACCGAGGTCGGCACCGCCGGATACGACGCGGTGTTCGTGGACCCCGCCCGGCGCGGCGGACGCGGCCGCATCTTCGACCCCGAGGCGTACTCGCCACCCCTGTCCTGGGCCGTGGCCACCGCGCTCGCCGCGCCCCGCGCCGCCCTGAAGATCGCCCCCGGCATCCCGCACGAGGCGGTGCCCGCCGAGGCCGAGGCGGAGTGGATCTCGGACGGGGGTGATGTGAAGGAGGCCGTGCTCTGGTTCGGCACCGGATCACCCGGCGGTGTCCGCGCCACCCTCCTCCCCGGCCCGCGCACCCTTGAGGGCCGGGGCCTGCCCGACCCGGCGGTGCGCCCGCCCGGCCGGTACCTGTACGAGCCGGACGGCGCGGTGATCCGGGCGCATCTGGTCGCGGAGGTCGCAGAGGAGCTGGGCGGCGGCCTGCTGGACGAGACGATCGCCTACATCACGGCCGACGAACTCCGCCCGACGCCGTACGCCAACGCCTACGAGATCACCGACCGGATGCCGTTCAACGTCAAGAAGCTGAAGGCGCTGCTGCGGGAGCGCGGGGTCGGCAACCTGACCGTGAAGAAGCGCGGCTCGGCGGTGGAGCCGGAGGAACTGCGCCGCAAGGTCAAGCCGCAGGGGCCCAACGCGGCGACCGTGTTCATGACCCGGGTGGCGGGCGCGCCGACCATGCTGATCGGGCACCCGGCCTAA
- a CDS encoding polysaccharide deacetylase family protein — protein MRHVRQNDKFRASSRSLAVRCSVAALATAAVLTGCSGSGATGSAPAGQGGPAKAPDAASARLAEQRRMVAAARKWRLDQVPLTAPAPPKVKPRITARAGFQVDHQEDENLPPVFTTVPTDKKIVFLTIDDGAEKDPRFLEMMRELKVPYTAFLSNYLVKDDYGYFRKSQAYGNTLDNHTLTHPYLPGLSYEQQRQEICGMQDIMEKQYGKRPEVLRPPYGDYNQDTLRAAKSCGIKYAPIWNEEVYVDHWEYREDDQRLRKGDIVLTHFRGTSDWDGTMVDDMRRFLNKVTREGYAVARLEDYL, from the coding sequence ATGCGACATGTAAGACAAAATGACAAATTCCGGGCCAGTTCACGGTCCCTCGCCGTGCGCTGTTCGGTCGCCGCGCTGGCCACCGCCGCCGTGCTCACCGGCTGCTCGGGCTCCGGCGCCACGGGCTCCGCCCCCGCCGGGCAGGGGGGCCCCGCCAAGGCCCCTGACGCCGCCTCGGCCCGCCTCGCGGAGCAGCGGCGCATGGTGGCAGCGGCCCGCAAGTGGCGGCTCGACCAGGTGCCGCTCACGGCTCCGGCCCCGCCGAAGGTCAAGCCGAGGATCACCGCGCGCGCGGGCTTCCAGGTGGACCACCAGGAGGACGAGAACCTCCCCCCGGTCTTCACCACCGTCCCCACCGACAAGAAGATCGTCTTCCTCACCATCGACGACGGCGCCGAGAAGGACCCCCGCTTCCTGGAGATGATGCGGGAACTGAAGGTCCCGTACACCGCCTTCCTCAGCAACTACCTGGTGAAGGACGACTACGGCTACTTCCGCAAGAGCCAGGCGTACGGCAACACGCTGGACAACCACACCCTGACCCACCCCTACCTGCCCGGCCTCTCCTACGAGCAGCAGCGCCAGGAGATCTGCGGCATGCAGGACATCATGGAGAAGCAGTACGGCAAGCGCCCCGAGGTCCTGCGCCCGCCCTACGGCGACTACAACCAGGACACCCTGCGCGCGGCCAAGTCCTGCGGCATCAAGTACGCGCCGATCTGGAACGAGGAGGTCTACGTCGACCACTGGGAGTACCGCGAGGACGACCAGCGGCTGCGCAAGGGCGACATCGTCCTCACCCACTTCCGGGGCACCAGCGACTGGGACGGCACCATGGTCGACGACATGCGCCGCTTCCTGAACAAGGTCACCCGCGAGGGATACGCCGTGGCGCGCCTGGAGGACTACCTGTGA